The genomic DNA GATTTAAGGCCCATCAGTCTTTGCAATGTGTGCTACAAAGTGATATCTAAAATAATTGCCAACAGACTCAAGCCACTCATCCAGAAGATCATCTCTCCAAACCAAACTGCATTCGTCGAAGGGAGATGGATAAATGAGAACGGCCTTCTCACACAAGAGATCGTCCACACAATGAGAAAAACGAAAGCGCGCAGAGGATGGGTTGGGATGAAGATTGACTTTATGAAAGCCTTCGATAAGCTGGAATGGCCTTTCATCATCAAGATTCTCGAAAAGCTAGGCTTCCACTCGACCTTTATCTCATGGATTCATCAATGCATCTCCACATCAACCTTTTCGATCCTTCTCAATGGCTCTCCGTATGGTCATTTCGCGCCATCCAGAGGTCTAAGGCAGGGAGATCCTATCTCCCCCTACTTGTTCGTCATATCCATGGAAATCTTGTCACGTCTCCTATACAGGGCTGAATCAAACGGCAATATTAAGGGCATTCAAATAAGTCGTGGAGGGCCTCAGATCACCCATTTAATGTTCGCGGATGACCTCCTCATCCTGGCTAAGGCCTCTACTGCTAATATCACAACCATAAAAGACATCCTCGATAAATTCTGCCAATGGTCAGGCCAAGAAATCAACTGCTCCAAATCAggctttttcttcttcaagaaCTCAACAGTGGACTCTAGAAGATCAGCAAAATCCATCCTTAGCATTAGAAAACTGAAGGAGAATGCAAGATATTTGGGAAACCCAATGTTCATCAAACGGAAAAGGAAAGATTCATTCCAATTCCTCATTGATAAGATCAAAAATAGACTTGCAGCATGGAAAACAAAAGCTCTGTCATGGGCGGGGAGAGCCACTTTGATCAGATCAGTAATCAACAGCACCCCGATCTATACCATGTCCTTGTTTCGACTTCCAAAGTCCACTCTCAATACAATTGACAAAGTGACAAGGAGATTCTGGTGGGGCTCTACCAAAGAGGAGGGCAACTTCTATGCCCCAAAAAATTGGGATGCCATTTGCCAACCAAAAGCAAAAGGGGGCCTTGGTTTCCGAAGAGCCGAAGACTCAAATAAGGCAATGCTTTCCAAAACGGCTTGGGCGCTCACAAAAGGTAACGGCAGCCTGGCGGGTAGAGCTTTCAAAGCCAAATACGGTAATTTTCTAAACTCCCCCAACCGCCCCTCAGCTTCGCCGATCTGGAAAGGCCTCCAGTGGTGCAAGGATAGTATCCAGGCAAGTACTTGCTTTTCTATAGGAAACGGCTCTTCAACCTCAGCTTGGCAAGATCCATGGATCCCAGGTATGGTCAACTTTAAACCAACTCCTAGGGTAGATGTTTCCCAAGACCCTGCCCTAAAGGCGCGTGACCTAATGCTCTTCAACCCAAAGCGATGGAACATTCCACTTATCTCATCCCTTTTTGAGCATGACACGGTGCATAACATCCTTAAGATCCATCTGTCCCAAGCCGATTTTGAAGACTCCGCAGAATGGACCCCCAACTCATCAGGGAAGCATTCTGTTAAATCCTTTTACCTCACTGATCAACTGCACAGATTCCATGATCACAGCGGAATATCTTGGAAAGCAATCTGGAATCTTAAGATTCATGAACGCTTTAAACTCTATATTTGGAGGATAGGTAGTGAAAGCCTCCCCTGGTTTAGCGAAGAGGATGCACCTTGTCCCCTATGCCAAACCAGCTCCGATAGGATTGATCATCTCTACGGAGATTGTATCTTCTATCGTGTTGCTTGGAGGGAATCACCCTGGGGCTTGCACTCCAGCATTCTCCCCATAGTTAATGTGAAGGATCTTATCAACTTCATTTCTTGCCCCCCTGCATCAATCTTCCCAACACTCTTTGACAGGACTGTCTTCTCCCTTTATGCAGCCATTACTCTTTATTATCTGTGGACCTCACGCAATGATGTCTTGCACACAGGGAAGTCAGCAGATTTGCCTGAATGCATAAATAAGATTAAGAGGTCTTATTTGGAGCACCATAGATGCGACCTCACTGGGGACAATCTTCAAAAAGAGCAACCGCGCCATCATCTGCATCTCCTTGCATCACAAGCACCTTCAGGACCTGATTGGTTTATCTTAAACACAGATGCAGCCTGGACCATCAATAAAACATGCCTCTCCGGGACTCTTCAGCTTTTGAATGGCACTCCTTCTTTATCCTGGTACCAATCCTCAAACGAAGATAAACCTCTCCAAGCAGAAGCCAAAGCAGCCCTCCTCGCACTTTCAATTGCCGCTGAAAGAGGATTGTCGAAGATATGGTTGAGATGTGATGCCCTGCAACTTGTCAATGCTATTCAGAACCCTGGTAGCTCCCCTTGGGAAATTAGAAGCATAATTGAGGATATTTCTTTAGCTCTTAGTTTTTTCTCCTCATGGGTTTGTTCTTGGGTACCGAGGGAGGAAAATTCCACTACTCACGACTTAGGCCAATTTGGATTATTGTCCAATTCCCCCTCGCTTTGTTTATTCCAAGGATATCCCAACCTGAGGCCCTCATACTCTGTACTTAATTCTCGTATTTAATGAATTAtcttacttataaaaaaaaactagtgaATATAATCCGTGGGGAATTATACATTACAATatgagattttatttagcacaaattaatgtaattaatttatagaagGCAATTCTGAATATACAATTAGTTTTTTCTACCTAATATTGTATATTTAcgattaaaaattgattaatcaTTAATGGTTTAACATGTACACTAAGTATGTCATGGTGTTtatgataaatttcaaaatcaaagaaaagttAAGCTCATGTATAGCAGCTTTCTCAACAAAGTAATTCTAAGAGataaaatagagaaatttatttatcattttacattCACGTGAAAGGATACTAGTTTTTATAGTAAAAAAGTAAAGATTTCGATCGCTTTGTATTTcaccaaaataaataagtaaaaaataattcaaagtAAAATGTAGAATAACATTTTAAGGAAATGATAGTGTATTCTTAATGTGGGACTTAATTGATTTGGTAGTTGATAAAATGGATATCGTGGGAGAATTGGaatgtgaaaaaaaagtattcaaCCCATGGAATTGTATTACATTTTGATACTATTTGTTAATTGATTGATATGAAactatttaaatattattatatgagaATAAGGAGGGGTGGGttaatatgacatatatagtatttttataattgaattaaaatatgcTTTAATGAGGTTGATGTACTAtataggattttttttaatatattgacTTAAATTGCACTATGTCATGTAGATGGCTTGGGAGGGCTCTATTGTAACTTTCATTTAGCttaattatatagatatagatatatagatatagtttTTTGTAATTAACTTTTTGTAGTGTAAGTTTAATCCTAAAAGTTAAAAATGGTTTGGGTTTAGAGTTGGAATCAATTTCCACTCCAATTCAGTCGCTAACGACAAAATATGTAATAACagatgagagaatttattattaaaaaataattataataataatttaaaaaattaaatatgaaaatttattattaaatggaaaTCCGAACCTGataatctcattaaatttttattaccACGTCATCCTAAAGGAAAAATCTTGCAAAGTTTTATTACGCTTTCATTTTGCTGTGAATCTCCATTTTGCTATGAATCTCCATAATCTATTTCGCTGACATTGCTTGCTTAAAACTAAAACGCACACGTAGAAAAATTGTAGTCACGTGGAAACAATTGTAGTCAAACAGTGTTTGATACATTCTTTCAAATTCATAATTTGACTAATTTACTAgttaaaaatatgattttctcataaaaactatttatgtttattctctattttacacattaattttaatttcaacaattttaaataattacttCCTAaacacatttatttattttaaaatttgcacttattttttaataattatacttTCAATACTTTTATTTCAGTAACAATACTCTCAAACCAAGTCTCAGTCAAGCAAGTCCCAGTCAAGCGGGACGGCTTAATGGATTCACAGGGCATCCATGGGCCGTGCTCAGCTGTGTTAGCGGCATCCCCAAACTGCTCTGTTTTGTCATTGGAGTTCAGATGGTGATGCCTTCGCCTACAGGAATTGTCGTTGGAATTCCTCCCAAAAGAAGAGTTGCAAAGGCAGGACACAGCAAACATACAACATCACCGATTTGGTGATCAAACGACAAATCTTATCGATTGAGGAGGGAAAAATCCTTATGGATACATATAACGGTGTGAACTAGGAGCATTCATGATTGATCAATCGATCAATCTGTTCACTGGTTGATTAGCCTTTGGAACTAAATGGGGCAGCCAAAACCAACTGTCCATATCAAGAAATAGCATGCAAAATTTCGAAGCCTTGCACCGAAACATAAATTTAATCCAGACCAATCGAGGTTAAATAAGAGCTACGTACAGTATAGTCGCTATGGTTGTATTGAATACATTCTGAACCCTTTTTTAGCTTTGGCCAACAAGAACATCCTTATAAGGAGTACTCACAGCCGGTGCAGCTGTCTCCCTTGCCGCTTGGGCAGCGGTTGCCTGCGATAGCTCCTCGGCCTGCCGCCGCCGCCTCCCCTGCTCCTCCAGGATTAAAGGGACTTGGCCTTCCCTTTCTTGAAGCAGAAGCTCATGAGCCCCTCCCCTCAGCTTCTCGAGCCGAAGTCCGCCCTGTTGCATCTTAAACACTTTGACCACGTTCGCTAATCCCCCAATTATAAGCATCACGCTACCGATGATGCCAAACCATGTAAATGTCCTTCCCTGCATGATCATGAAACGGCACTATTTGAATTGCATTCACCGAATAAGTAACTAACTTTGGGAGGATGTTAGAAAGCCATTAACTGCTTCAAATTGTACCAGCTTGTTCATGCTCCGGAAACTAATGGGAAACATGACAGTGTACCACATTGGCAATATCACATTGCACCATCGCTATAGACCAAGTTGCTGATAACTGGCCTTTGAGAATGGATAAACTAGTGCTCTTGGAGCATCCAAAATCGCATGAAGGAACTCGAGGCATATGATCAGTTTAATTAGTTGATTACCATCAGGTTCGTGCCGTGGTGGACCGTCCTAGCCTGTTCTCGCATATTTGTGATAGCACCGACGAGGAGCAGCAGGCTTCCCATCAGGAACGGGATGTGGACGGTCTGTTGCAATATTTGGGCGTGCCCATCAGCCCTCTCGTAGATCTGGCACGAGTTGTGGACCGAGCCAAGGAGCCACAGGGCGGGCCCTGCGACGAGCATGTTCAACGCGTGCTTCTCCAACTTGAAGTACCCATATCCTTTCTCCTCCTGCACGCAAAGTAATTCTCCATCAACGACCAGTGATGAGCAGATCTTTTTATAGATTCAGAATCATCGTAAGCGAAGACTGCAACTGCTCTATAATTAATCGGCATTGCGCGACCGAAGTGATGCCAAGCAATGAACTTCATTCATGTCCAATTAATGaagcattaattaattaattaccgAATCAACTAGATGATAAATGGGGTGTAAGATCAGTATGAACGACGATCATGATATATAATCTTCTTAGCAAGGGTTTCGTTAGTAAATAACGGATCGCATCCGACTGgattacacatatatatttatttttatcctGAACGGACCTGTATGAAGAGAAAGAGTATCCCGAGCAACATGAGCAGGGACCCAGCAGCCTGGACAAGTGGGACCGCAAACTCCACGAGGGCGAGCTGCACATCGAACTCCATCAATGGCAGCCGGCAGTCAATCCCAGCGAGGTGCGCGATCAGGTCGTGGACGTTGACGAAGAGTATTATCGCCAGTGCAATGAGGATGATGACGAGGCCCGACTTTGGCTCCTTGGATAGCTCGGCTAGGAAACCGCCGAGGAGGACAATCGCGGAGAAGACATAGAGGCCGGCGTTAATGTACTCGAACCGGTCCCTGGCTAGCCGTGGGCCGTACATCCGGCTCTCCCTCGCCGAAGCTAGCTTCACCATAATTATTgatctataatatatatatatatatatatatatatcgaccAGTACTACGGAACGGAGAGCAATAACGATCGATGAGATGAAACGGATCGATCAGGTTGTGGATTTCGATCGACTGATTCCCAGCAGCAGCTAGCAGTGGATGAAGAACGAACGAAGGTGTATGAATTGACGAGTTGTTTGTAAAATGCAATAAAACTGAGCGATTGCGTCATTGCAGTGTGGgaggaaggaagaaaggaGGGAAGGAGGAGGGAGGGGACAGGTGGCGCCTTGCATGGAAGTTTTGCAGTTTTGCCGAACTCGTCTATGGACGGAGAGTTCTGATCGCTGAGCCCCGACACCtggcttttttcttttttcttttttccttccatTGCACGGGTTATTACATTACATACAataaatatgatatatttggaataataaattttcagcaATAGATGAAAAGACTGAAAGATGTATAATAAAGCGCAAGGACttgtaaaataaaagattGTTAAAACatccattatttattttatttactataatatattaaatttgtgAAAAATATATCTTTTTGGTCGCCATTTTGTGATTAAACAACTAATGCCTTTTTATAagctaaaatttttaattatcacATGCCtgcattatttttcttttcataataTGTGTTCTTCAAATCTtcatttgtatatatttatttcttgtaTCTTATTAActgtaatatttattttattgatatgCGCATGTATTGCGAGCACAAttcattttactatatatatagattaatcaTCTAAATAATTCTGGAGggtatatatctatactatctatacttatatatatatgtgcgcgCGCGCGGGGGTggtttttcttatatatatttatttgtgtaTATAAACCCAAAAGTTTGGCTTTCGTCTTATTTTCTCTTTCCGAAATCACCCTTAACATTATAGTGTCAATTAATATGAACCATTAAATTACCAAAGTGAATTTGTTCGAGCGGTTCGAAACTTATTCTGCTTAAATAAGGTTTAAGATTCGAATTCTtgtaaatgtaaaaaaatcaatgctGGGAGAACTTTATCTCTTAGTGAGCCGACCCAAtttgactgaattagtcgagacCCAATTTGAACTTTCGGATATCAGGattcatattgaaaaaaaatatatatgaaggaCTAAATTAAGGTTGTAATGATAATTAAGTAACAAATAACTATCCATTAATCCCATTTttactctctctctatttAACTGTCCACGAGGGACCGCTGCCTTTCAATTCTAatcgtctttttttttttttctccttttgttGTTCGTGCTTGTCGCGGTGCGCCCGTCTAGTCAGAAGTTAATAGAAATCTCATTAGATCTAGCTAGGcttctaaatatatatatatatagttatgtTGAATTGGTGACATATCAGAAACATTATTCTTCAAGAACTTGCAGCTCCTTATTTAACTGCACATCAAAATCAATTATTCACTTTTTCTCAGATATTATTGAAGGTCAAAAGAAGATGCAAATCTGCAACTTGCAACGCGATTTTGAAAACTTGATGTTCGAATCAAGATCGAACCTTGTttagtcattttttttctgatgATTAAAGCTTGCTACTCATATGTTCGAATACGATGTATGTGAAAATAAAAGCCTTACCGGCGTGACTGATTATAATGAGACAACCAAAGAACATTTACTCGGGGGAGTGGTGGCCCCAGGAGGACGAGAAGTAATTCGGGCCAAATGGAAATTGGGCTCATTTGATCATTTGGGTCGAGCTCAAGTCAGCCCAAAGTCATACATAGGCAGATTGAAATTGTACTTTTGTAAGGGTGATTTTATCAGTTACCGGCAAATCATACCGGGACGGTCCTTAATCCTTATCTTAACTATAAAGATCAGAGACGTGCAAGGGTAACCACTAGACCCAGTCAACCTAACGACATATCGATAAGatgattataaatattattacaataataaaaGGAGCGAATTTAGACTTATCAAGTTGGAGAAGGACCCCTCCTACACACGTGGCTGACTTAGCGCTTGCTGATATTTTGGAAATATCAAGTAAGATTACGTCACGAGatacattaaaaaatattatttttatcaacaataaattttatttttattttttaaaaatattaaaaattaaaatgacaaaTCCTTATTAACATGGATGTAACAtcgtcataatacttattattAGGTTGCATATAAGATTTTTTTGATCAACTTGCGGCCAGCTGGCAACTTTTGCGGGGAATAAGGTCAGGTTTTACTGGTCGCTGGTTGGATGATTGGGTGTTTGTTGGAGGATGCAAATCGGGAAGAAGGCCAAACACACGAAGCTTCAGTTGTCCGCGGTCCTTCTTTGAAGGGTAAACGacatatattttcatacataAACACATGTATTACGATGTATCCATTTCATCCCTCTCTCATCATCAATCATCATGGGGACTTAAGAGAGAGACGGAGGAAAGAGGAGGAAGGGAGCTCATTACAGTGACATAAGTTAAAATTCATCGTTTTAGATTCGATTTCGcaagtgaaaattttgaacCTCTCTATTCCGTACACAAAAGGTTTGCTCGCCCCACGGTCAATAGGGGGCTAATGTTTGGCATTATAAAAGATCCCGTCAAAAAGGTAAATATTGTTCATTTTGAACTTAGCCCGACGTGCTTTTTTAATCCCTTTACATTAATTGGTTGGGCATAGTATTCTAAACTTATTACCGAACATAACCCGCGCGCACTGTCTGGTCCAAAGTCAAAAGATTGGATTCGGCTAAAGGCAACAAAATCTCTGAGCAGGACAGGACACAAAAAAGATTATAATATAAAGGGAAGTAGAAGGCCAAAGTACATGCGCATCCCACCATCATCGATTTGTTTACTTAGTTTGCAAATGAAAATCAGAATGTTAGTTGATGGTAGTACTTCCAAATTCATCGGAGACCGCTCATAAAGTTTATTCTCCTCAGATATATGGGGGCACCATGTTAGCTTTACTAGCGGCTATCATCGATATTCGATCCTCATATAACCTGGCCGGGTACGTTAGTATTGTTACCGTTAATTAAATTTGCCTCCAATAAGGAGatataataacaaattttGTTACTAAATTTATTAGTTAGGCCGGTTGTAATTGCCTATATAAAGTTTATTTCAAAGTAAATGATGGTAATTACATTCGACTATTATCTCTCTTTCGTATCTTTGTATCGTGCTTTGAATCTAActcgaaccctcgacccgctAGTATAGTATTTTTAGTCTCGCATCTTTGCCATTTCACCACCAATAcatttttgaattgaatacatttaatttatatttaatattttgtcAAGCCTCATGAAtgagtaaaaaatttatttatataattatttaaaattaataaaaatcattaatatgcatataatattaaatcaaacattatatatatatatatatatatatcgttaTCTTCTCGGATGGTAAGTTgaaaattgttaaattattaaaaaaattatgtcatAAATCACATATAAGCAAATAGATGGAGTAAAATACACAAAAATAATACTagtttactattttatttaattcaaaatcTGAATAACGTAATTTAcatctataaataaataaaatatgtttTCTACTTATGTTGAGAGTCATTTGAATATCCTTTAATTCATgttgaataaattatttatgtttggGTAAAAATAATCCATCAAGCTTTCAACATTCTATCTACTTACTCTGTAggtaaaatttcataaattggAGGCAAATGAGAATTAGATTTAGAGGCAATTGTATTTTACCTCTAAAAGAATATATCAGGGGGCAAATAAGATTGGATTTAGAAGCAATTAACACTTTTActttctaaaaaatatttagtgACAAATTTTCTATACGTCTCTACTAATATATTTCTAAAAGTTATTCTTTTGAGACAAATGACTTACTTGTTGCTAATAATTGCGGTATAGATTTGTAAGTTAGTAAAGTATTAACTTTAGGTGCTTTTAAAAGGCAAATAAAATCCacataagaaatatatattgtatttgtCTCAAAATGAGAATTTCAGACGCTAATGTTATAACTGCCTCTCATTATTTGTCTTTAATAAGTGTGTTTCTTGTAGAGTATGTTTTGAAAGAGATAGAGTGGACATGATATATGATTTGGTAAAAACCAAGAAAAGGGAAGTGAGAATTAACAAGATGTCCCGGAGAGATCGAGGATGATGAACAGAGGCGATGCTGGGGGTTTGATTTTCGTAATTTGTTTCGTTGCGTGTCTTTTGGCTTATCTTATGATTGGACATGAGAGGGGAAGCCATATGTAACACGCAGTTGATCAATGAAATGCATAATATGAACAAAGGAAGTGTAATGCAATAACATACATTATCGTTTGGTGatcaagaaattttaaattagattTTTATAGTGAGATTACAcatacttatttttatttttacttttttgggtgaaatccAACGAGCTCTTCGTATATAACAAATCAGAGTACAAACCACATGAAGCTCAAATCAGTACAAGGAAAGCCATTCATCCAAAACTCAGACAACAGACACTACCAAGGCATACAAGCCCAGTCAGATACCATCACACTCCCTatcaagaaaagaagcaaCCAACAGACCATTTAGCTGATGTCCCATCACAACAGAATATCATTCTGCAGATTATGTCTATTCTTCTTGAGGAGTTCACTACAACCCAAGAGTCCAGCCTTAACATATCATTTTACCAACTCCCAGACATTTTCAATGGATAAACTTTCATCTTCGAAAATCT from Punica granatum isolate Tunisia-2019 chromosome 2, ASM765513v2, whole genome shotgun sequence includes the following:
- the LOC116194203 gene encoding uncharacterized protein LOC116194203, with the protein product MVKLASARESRMYGPRLARDRFEYINAGLYVFSAIVLLGGFLAELSKEPKSGLVIILIALAIILFVNVHDLIAHLAGIDCRLPLMEFDVQLALVEFAVPLVQAAGSLLMLLGILFLFIQEEKGYGYFKLEKHALNMLVAGPALWLLGSVHNSCQIYERADGHAQILQQTVHIPFLMGSLLLLVGAITNMREQARTVHHGTNLMGRTFTWFGIIGSVMLIIGGLANVVKVFKMQQGGLRLEKLRGGAHELLLQEREGQVPLILEEQGRRRRQAEELSQATAAQAARETAAPAVSTPYKDVLVGQS